One part of the Kryptolebias marmoratus isolate JLee-2015 linkage group LG13, ASM164957v2, whole genome shotgun sequence genome encodes these proteins:
- the wscd1b gene encoding WSC domain-containing protein 1 isoform X2, with protein MVVPLYKLLCLLKRTQMLLLCLGIAYLMAGSLLLLQRSTIVRVAQPNLSSLPPSLSLAAPPAALGTAGLGIRTRPRWVAVQAVSGGGGRGGRHWPSSRHLGVQHFHRRWFHSLLPESPEQRAPLHRNSRHKGTYIGCFLHNTSERALGGTVLYDLRKMTSTLCQDTCSESGYQFAGLEYGAECHCGNRISSPKAPEEDCSLVCRGERGSPCGGVGRLSIYKVEEQLPGHRKFRNIYHRGCFKLTKNTIGTFPVHSFQPNLTTQSCIETCTDKEFPLAVFKKPQCFCTGMSSVFSINQESPKQPCVEKAAPNHSAASALTVPAEHDGYQVYHTPVLDSRCKERMFLPQRSPSLVALSSFPGAGNTWVRHLIELVTGYYTGSFYFDGTLYNRGFKGEKDYWKSGRSICVKTHESGQKDIEMFDSAILLMRNPYRSLMAEFNRKCAGHLGHATDVQWNSKGITLPQGRNGQNLFPAMPLGGLLML; from the exons ATGGTGGTGCCCCTCTACAAGCTGCTCTGTCTCTTGAAGAGGACTCAGATGCTGCTGCTCTGCCTGGGCATCGCCTACCTGATGGCTGGCAGCCTTCTGCTCCTGCAGCGCTCCACCATCGTCCGAGTGGCTCAGCCAAACCTCTCCAGCTTGCCACCGTCACTGTCTCTTGCAGCGCCTCCAGCTGCCCTTGGGACAGCAGGTCTGGGCATCAGGACACGTCCCAGATGGGTTGCCGTTCAAGCCGTGTCCGGAgggggaggcagaggagggcGACACTGGCCCAGCTCCCGACACCTGGGGGTCCAACACTTCCATCGCCGCTGGTTTCACAGTCTGCTGCCAGAGAGTCCAGAACAGAGAGCGCCTCTTCATAGGAACAGCAGACACAAAG GAACCTACATCGGATGCTTCCTGCACAACACCAGTGAACGGGCTCTTGGAGGAACTGTGCTTTATGACCTGCGCAAAATGACCAGTACTCTGTGCCAGGACACCTGCTCAGAAAG tgGGTACCAGTTTGCAGGTCTAGAGTATGGAGCTGAGTGTCACTGTGGGAACAGGATCAGTAGCCCTAAGGCACCCGAGGAGGACTGCAGCCTGGTGTGTCGGGGTGAGAGGGGGTCTCCCTGTGGCGGTGTGGGCCGTCTCTCCATCTACAAGGTGGAGGAGCAACTGCCAGGTCACAGAAAAT TCAGAAACATTTACCACCGAGGCTGCTTCAAGCTGACAAAGAACACCATCGGCACCTTCCCTGTCCATTCATTTCAGCCAAACCTGACCACACAGTCCTGCATCGAGACCTGCACTGATAAA GAGTTCCCTCTAGCTGTGTTCAAAAAGCCCCAATGTTTCTGCACGGGGATGTCATCTGTTTTCAGCATCAACCAGGAGTCGCCCAAACAGCCATGTGTAGAGAAAGCCGCTCCGAACCACTCTGCTGCCTCTGCATTAACGGTCCCAGCAGAGCATGACGGTTACCAGGTGTATCACACTCCTGTACTTG actCCAGGTGCAAAGAAAGGATGTTTCTGCCTCAGAGATCCCCTTCCCTGGTGGCTCTTTCTAGTTTTCCGGGCGCAGGAAACACCTGGGTCCGGCACCTGATTGAGCTTGTGACTGGCTACTACACTGGCAGTTTCTATTTTGATGGCACACTCTACAACAGAG GTTTCAAAGGagagaaggattactggaaGAGTGGTCGCAGCATCTGTGTAAAAACTCATGAAAGTGGTCAGAAAGACATTGAGATGTTTGATTCTGCCATCCTCCTGATGCGAAACCCCTACCGCTCATTAATGGCTGAATTCAATCGCAAGTGTGCCGGACACTTAGGACACGCCACAGATGTACAGTGGAACAGTAAAGGTATTACACTCCCACAGGGTCGG